The sequence below is a genomic window from candidate division WOR-3 bacterium.
CCCGTTCCGCGGTGTACGTTTGAATACCACTTGCTGAATTCGTTGACCTTTTCCTGGACCGGCCGCAGGGTAGGTGTGCTTGCTGCGTTATCAAAATTTATGTACCTGGTTTTTGTACCGTCGAGAAGGGGTACTTCTTCGTTGAACCCAACTATTTGTTTCTGTAATTCTTTCAGATCCATGCATTAGCCTCACTTTTTCCGATCTCTCAACAAGAATAAAAGGGACAGCACATTATACTGGATTAAGGCGCATAGTCAAGTTCATGAATGCCATTTTTTAATTGGTGGCGATGATCGAGCGGGCCCTGCACGCTCTCTGTTGACTTAACACGCTCTCTGTGTATTATTAGCTGTACGCAATAAATAAATCATGACAAAAGCTAAGGAGGTAATGATGCAATATATCCGCGAGCCACGACCGCTCTATGTTACTTGCATTGTTGGGATCCTGCTGCTGTGCACGACGCTGTCGGCGGCAGCACAGTTCGAGGCAGATATGATCGATTCTGTCCATCAAGATGGTACGAAGAGGGAGAGCAAGTTGTATGTCAAGGGTTACAGATACCGGACAGAGCAGGTGGAAAATGAGCAGGAAATCGTTGTCCTGGTCGACCAGGAAGAAGGTCTGACACGCGTTCTTTTCACTCTTGATAAAACGTACACCGAGATGCCGAACGATGATACGCAGAGTCTGATCAATGATCCTTTTCAGTCCGCCAGGTACATGGAAGTGTTGGGTGGAAAACAGAAGATAGGCAGTGAGGAGATAGCAGGATACGCATGCGACATTTACCTGGTCAAATACGATACAATGGAACTCGCGAAGATGTGGGTGGCCGGGAAATTAGAATTTCCGCTGAAGATAGTGATGCTCGGTAAGTTCGGCAGGACAATGTTGTTAAAGAACATAGAAGAATCTTCGTTTAAGGATGATTTGTTCACTTTGCCTTTGGGATATCTAAGAATGTACGATCCGGAGGATTTGAAACCGGAGCCGCCAGAGTGGGTCGC
It includes:
- a CDS encoding DUF4412 domain-containing protein, with protein sequence MMQYIREPRPLYVTCIVGILLLCTTLSAAAQFEADMIDSVHQDGTKRESKLYVKGYRYRTEQVENEQEIVVLVDQEEGLTRVLFTLDKTYTEMPNDDTQSLINDPFQSARYMEVLGGKQKIGSEEIAGYACDIYLVKYDTMELAKMWVAGKLEFPLKIVMLGKFGRTMLLKNIEESSFKDDLFTLPLGYLRMYDPEDLKPEPPEWVA